From one Rhopalosiphum padi isolate XX-2018 chromosome 2, ASM2088224v1, whole genome shotgun sequence genomic stretch:
- the LOC132919976 gene encoding programmed cell death protein 4: MAEVDDAVIDVVASEVINGCTITGDSDYSDKAVDPTSVEMRVKRKAKRLAKSLSRDSGIVNGHGGTATVVQLKRRWKNNRKSRNGFTKRGEIKKGGAGGKGVWGKLGEESDLDAAIDMKDPNYDSDLLDDDNIVLREITPESSDEELKNSITFNILEYYEHGDTDEAAMTLSELNIVSKWHLITQVSVEVALEHKPSQREMTSILLSDLYGRLIKQKEIAQGFDVILANLPDLILDTPDAPIVVGCFLARTIADDCLPPKIIDFFKEKNYSDLANQALIKAHNLLNIKHGLTRLDNVWGVGGSLRPVQYLVRQMNMLLDEYLCSGDLQEAIRCILELEVPHFHHELVYEAVVDVIEAMNTHTEISMCKLLKALYDAIIITPEMMNKGFDRVFDVLDDISIDVPLASAVLERFLDMCINAGFLGREVLLKIPTRASSRKRYVSEGDGGRLKEA, translated from the exons ATGGCCGAAGTCGACGACGCTGTCATCGACGTGGTAGCATCCGAGGTGATCAACGGTTGTACCATTACCGGCGACAGCGACTATTCGGACAAGGCTGTGGACCCGACCTCCGTGGAGATGCGCGTTAAGCGCAAGGCCAAACGGCTGGCCAAGTCCCTGTCCCGGGATAGTGGCATCGTCAACGGGCACGGCGGCACCGCCACCGTGGTGCAGCTCAAGAGACGCTGGAAGAACAACAGGAAGTCCAGGAACGGTTTCACCAAGAGAGGAGAAATCAAAAAGG gTGGTGCTGGTGGTAAAGGCGTTTGGGGAAAGTTAGGCGAAGAGAGTGATTTAGATGCCGCCATTGATATGAAGGACCCTAATTATGACAGTGATTTGTTggatgatgataatattgtgttaCGAGAGATCACTCCTGAATCTTCTGATGAAGAACTCAAA AATtccattacatttaatattcttGAATATTATGAACATGGTGATACTGATGAAGCAGCAATGACATTAAGTGAACTGAACATAGTTAGCAAATGGCACTTG ATAACTCAAGTTTCTGTTGAAGTAGCTCTCGAGCATAAACCATCACAGAGAGAGATGACATCTATATTGTTATCTGATTTATATGGGCGTTTAATCAAGCAAAAAGAAATAGCCCAGGGCTTTGATGTAATATTGGCTAATCTTCCTGATCTCATTCTTGACACTCCCGATGCTCCTATAGTTGTTGGCTGTTTCTTAGCCAGAACCATTGCGGATGACTGTCTCCCACCAAAGATTATAGACTTCTTCAAAGAGAAAAACTATAGTGATTTAGCTAA TCAAGCGTTGATCAAGGCCCATAACTTGTTGAATATAAAACATGGACTGACTAGACTTGATAATGTTTGGGGCGTTGGTGGTAGTTTGAGGCCAGTGCAGTATCTTGTGAGACAAATGAACATGCTTTTGGATGAATATTTATGTTCAGGTGATCTACAAGAGGCCATCAGATGTATTTTGGAATTGGAAGTACCACATTTCCATCATGAACTTGTTTATGAG GCTGTTGTTGATGTTATTGAAGCGATGAATACTCATACCGAAATCTCTATGTGCAAATTACTTAAAGCTTTATATGATGCTATTATTATAACCCCTGAAATGATGAATaaa ggttttgATAGAGTATTTGATGTTCTGGATGATATATCTATTGATGTTCCGTTAGCATCTGCTGTCCTTGAACGTTTTTTGGACATGTGCATCAATGCTGGATTTTTAGGAAGAGAAGTGTTGCTTAAAATACCAACAAG agCATCATCTCGTAAGCGATATGTATCTGAAGGCGATGGTGGTCGCCTCAAAGAAGCATAA